The Bacteroidota bacterium region AATTTATTGGTTCTTTTGGTTTGCGCGCTATATTGTCTATAGTTTATAAGGTTGGAAGGATTAGAAGATTTTAATTTTCCAACCCCTCCAACTTACTTAACCTATCATATACAAGGCCTACTGTTTTATTATTTTTCTTATTTCTTTAAAATTGTTTCCTACAACTTCTACAAAATACATTCCTGCTGGTAGTTCCGCGATTTCTACTTTTGTTTCGTTCTCCGTTAATGAAATTGTTTTTACTACTATACCGCTGTAGTTGTATATAGTAGCTACAGCTGCTTCACTCTCACTTAGTGTAATTTTTATACTAATATTATCAATAGACGGATTAGGATATACAACTAGAGTAGCGGCCATTTCTTCTAAATTTGTTTTATACACTATACTATTTCCATCTTCGGCTTGTTCTTCATCAGCTAACGCGGCCCCACTTAAGGCGTACTCACCCATAAATACATGTTGCTTGGTGGTGTTTAATGAAACATAATTGGAAAGTGTATTGCCGTTAAATCGTTGATACCCCTTTTGATCGCCTACAAACAAAACCTTTTTTGCATAGGCAACTAGTTTAGGC contains the following coding sequences:
- a CDS encoding T9SS type A sorting domain-containing protein; this encodes PKLVAYAKKVLFVGDQKGYQRFNGNTLSNYVSLNTTKQHVFMGEYALSGAALADEEQAEDGNSIVYKTNLEEMAATLVVYPNPSIDNISIKITLSESEAAVATIYNYSGIVVKTISLTENETKVEIAELPAGMYFVEVVGNNFKEIRKIIKQ